GACGACGCCGGGGCGGCACCACGTCGACGCTCGACGGCGACACAGGGGCTCCATGGTGAGCGCTGCCGAGCGAACCGATTGCGGCCACAGTCTATCGACGTGCAATCGCGAATCCATCATCGAAGGATGACGTGGGTTTAACCCTGGCGTCATGGACGAAAGGTCATCCTTGGCGTGCCTTGAACCTGGGATTCAGCTTGTTGATGACGTACACGCGTCCGTGTCGCTTCACCACCTGTGCGCCGGGTTGGTTCTTCAGCGACCGCAGCGATGATCGGACCTTCATGGTTCCTCCTCTATAATGAAAATGACAATCATTACTATCACATGGAGCGTCGCCGCTGTGCTCCTCGTACCCAGGGAGGATGTCGAGATGCGACATCGTCCGTACGGTCGGGACCATGTCTACTCAAGTGATCGCATTCGAATGGACAGAAGCGAACCGCGCGTGGCTGATCGAGACGCCGGTCAGAATCGCCTGCTACGTCGTCGCCGCGTTGGTGATCAGATGGCTGCTCTTCCGGGTGATCGATCGAGCGACGCGGCCCAGATCGCGCACCGCGCCCGACGAACGTCCAGGGATGATCAAAGCCCTCCGGGATCGGACTAACAGGACCGCCCCCAGGGTGGTCGCCCGACGGGCGCAGCGCGCCAAGACCATCGGGTCGGTGCTCAAGTCGACCGTCTCGGTGGTCGTCGTGGTGTGGTTGGCGCTCTCGATCCTGTCCGAGCTCGACGTGAACATCGCCCCGTTCATCGCGTCCGCCGGAATCATCGGACTCGCGATAGGTTTCGGTGCCCAGCACCTCGTCGCCGATTTCGTGTCGGGAGTCTTCATGATGATGGAGGACCAGTACGGGGTGGGCGACATCGCGGACTTCGGCGATGTTGTCGGTGAGATCGAATCGGTCGGACTGCGGATCACCACCGTGCGCGACATGGACGGGACCCTCTGGTACATCCGCAACGGTGAGATCGAACGCGTCGGCAACATGAGTCAGGACTTCGCGGTCGCCCGCGTGGAGGTGCCGGTCGCGACCGACGTCGACCTCGACCGTGCCCAAGACGTCGCTCTTGCGGCGGCCGTCGACGCAGCAACTGAGGGGGCCGTGGTGAAGAACGTTCGCGGGGAGCCGGAGATGCTGGGCGTTCAGGAGGTCACTCCGTCACACGCCGAGCTGCGGCTCACCGTCAGGACCGAGCCCGGAGCGCAGTGGTCTGTGCAGCGTCACCTGCGCAGCAGGATCCTGCGCGCGTTCGACACCGAGGGGATACGACTGCCGCTCCAGCCGTGGGTCGCACCCGGGGCGCCGACACAGGCCTGACAGACGACGAGCGGCCCTCCACCGAAAGAGTGAAGGGCCGCTCCCGTCTGGCAGAGCTCCGAACTACGTCGTGATCGCGCCGATCAACTTCGGACGCAGTTCCGCCGCAGCGATGACCTCGTCGACCGAACCGACGCGGACCGCGCGGTTGATGTCGTGGACGGCGTCGAACTCCGCTGCCATCTCGGAGATCTTCTCGGCCCGCACCGAGGTGCGGAGTTCGTCGAGTTCGGCTGCCAGGGTCGCGCGGTCGGCGCCCGTGGCCTCGGTGACGCGTTCTGCGAGGGCCTCGACGCGGGGATCGTTCGCGGTACGTACGCCGACCTCGCCGGAGAACACGACGGCCGCGGCGGGTGCACCGCCGAGCACCGACGCGAACGAACCGTCGATGGCCAGAACGGTCATGTTCGGGTTCAGCGCCTTGGAGAACACGACGAACGCACCGCCGTGGTAGCGCGAGATTACGCAGAAGACGATCGGGCCGTCGAAGTTGATGATCGCGCGGCCGATCTCGGCGCCGTACTCGAGCTGCAGCTTGCGCAGCGACTCGGGCGAGCCGTCGAAGCCCGACAGGTTCGCCAGGACGACGACCGGACGGTTGCCGCTCGCCGCGTTGATGGCCCGGGCGGCCTTCTTCGAGGACTGCGGGAACAGGGTGCCGGCACTGAACGTGTCCGGACCGTCGGTCGGGAGGAAACCCCGACGGTTGATCGGCGTCGACTCGATGCCGATCAGGGTCACCGCGTGACCGCCCAGGTGGGTGTCCTGCACAACGACCGTCTCGGCGTCGGCCATGCCTGCCCACCGTTCCAGCGCGGGCATGTCCTGGTCGACCACCGCGCGCATGACGGACCGGATGTCGAAGGGCTTCTTGCGGTCCGGGTTGGCGGTCGCCGAGAAGATCTCGCCGACCGTCGCGAAGTCGCTGCCCTCCAGATCGTGCGGGAAGGCCGAGATGTCACGGTCGATCGGGTCGGAGCTCGTCGCACCGCGCGGTCCGGCCTCACCCGGCGCGACATAGGTGTGGTCGTAGTGGCTCATGACGATCTCGATGGCAGCGGCGGTGTTCGGCGCCCAGTACTGGGCCTCGCCATTCGGTCCCATGATGCGGTCGTACCCGCCGAGCCCGAAGTTGTCCTCAGCCGACACGCCACCGGAGAAGTCGAGCGCCTGCTTGCCGGTCAACACCATCGACGAATCGGGTGTCATCACCAGAATGCCCTTGGTGTGCATGAGCATCGTCGCCTCGGCGTTCCAATAGGCCTGACCCCCGACGTTGATGCCGCTGACGACGATGTTGATCTCGCCGCCGTCCTGCGTGAACTCGACGATCCGCTTGAGTGCGGCCGCCACCCAGTCGAGGTTCTCGGTGCCCGAGTCCATCTTGACTGCAGCACCGGACGAGATCGCGTACCACTCGACGGGAAGCTGCTGCTCCTCGGCGAGATCGAGAGCTGCGATGTAGCGGCGGCACTCGGGTTCGGTGAGGGCGCCGAGCGCCTTCGTCGGATCGCCGAGCATGACCACACGACGAACCCCTTCCGGGTACTTCGCCGTAGGCGTGCTCACCGTGCCGACGACGACTGCCGCGGTGTTGCGGCCCTTCGCACGATCGACCGGTTCGAGTGCGCCGTCGTCGTTCAGGTCGTACTCGGTGAAGTCGCCGAGCTGCTCGACGAGTTCGTACGGGTAGGCGGTGCCGCGGCTGGTGGCCTTGAGGACCTTCTGGCGGTACGCGTCGATCGGTTCGACGGGATCGTTGCTCGGATCGCCGACGGTGACCAACGGGCGGCCGTTGTCGTCGAACGTCACATGGATCGCGACCTTCGTCAGTTCACGCGTGTCCCGATCGCGCTGGCGGGCGATCAGCAGCACCTCTTCCAGGCCGGCGCCGTCGACGGACTGGGTGCGGACCGTGTGCGCGACGATCTTTCGGACCTGCTCGCGCGACACGTCCAACGGCGGCCAGATGTACATGACGATGCGGTTGGTGTTGAACCGCTTGCCGCGCGGGCGCTGGGCCTGCGCCGAGCGGATGGTGTCCACACAGGTGGCGAAGGTGGTCTCCGCAGTCGGCAGGGTCAGCAGCCCGTCGTCGTCGGTCACCGCGGTCAGGTCGCGGATCTGGGCGAACGCGATGAGCCGGTCGTCAGCCGGGTTGGCCTTGGCGACGGCGCGGAACAGGTACACCTCTTCGTCGTCCGACGACGACATGCGGGTCAGGTCGAACTTGCGGAGACGTTCCATCTGCATCCGGCGTGCGATGTGCGGATGGAGCCCGCGGATGAGACGGTCCTCGGCGAGACCGGTGGCCGCCGGACGGAACGTGAAGTGGTGGTGCATGGTGGCGCCGCGGGAGCCCGCGACGGTCGCGGTGATGCGGCGAACCCGCTCGGGCAGCAGCTGGGCGCTGATGACCTCGTACAGTGCGGTTGCGAGACCGTCGAAGTCGTCGGGCTGGTTCTCCCAGCGAACGTACACGTCGGCGTCCACGGACGGCGTCTGCGCTGACAGGTCGGCGAGACCGGAGAGCGCGGTCGGCAGGTTCTCGAAGCTCGTCGCGATCGAGGCGAGCGCCGATCCGTCACGTTCGGCGACGACGAAGGTGCAGCCTCCGTCGCGATGCGAACGGACATCGGTGAGGCCCTTGTTCCCGTAGTAGCGCCGCGTGAGGACCTCCAGCATTACCGTGTCGTCGAGGTCGTCGTGCTCAAGACGATCGGACAGGATGCTGACCAGTGGAACGGTGCTGCGGACCATCTCCGAGATGCGCTCGGCCCGGTCGGATGCGGCCGGGTTCGCGTCGAGGTGTGCAAGATCGGCGCGGACCTTCGCGTACACGTTCTCGCGGTCGCGGAGCAGTCGCGGCTGGCCGTACCAGGTGAACAGGACACCTCGCGCCAGGTCGGCGACGGCGGGGAACCGCACCTGCGTGGCGTCGACGAGACGTTCCAGGGCGCGGCCCGCCGATTCGACGTTGCCGTCGGCCGACGCCGGGGCCGGTTCGGTCAGCCACTTGCGCAACACAGTGGTGATCACCTTGACGGTGTCGGTGGGACGCTGCATTGCCAGGAAGATGCGGAAGACCGCCTCTTCGAGATCGGGCGTGCGGTCGAGCTCGTCCACGCCGTAGTGGCCGAGTGCGTACGAGAGTCGAGTCTGG
This genomic window from Gordonia sp. PDNC005 contains:
- a CDS encoding mechanosensitive ion channel domain-containing protein → MSTQVIAFEWTEANRAWLIETPVRIACYVVAALVIRWLLFRVIDRATRPRSRTAPDERPGMIKALRDRTNRTAPRVVARRAQRAKTIGSVLKSTVSVVVVVWLALSILSELDVNIAPFIASAGIIGLAIGFGAQHLVADFVSGVFMMMEDQYGVGDIADFGDVVGEIESVGLRITTVRDMDGTLWYIRNGEIERVGNMSQDFAVARVEVPVATDVDLDRAQDVALAAAVDAATEGAVVKNVRGEPEMLGVQEVTPSHAELRLTVRTEPGAQWSVQRHLRSRILRAFDTEGIRLPLQPWVAPGAPTQA
- the ykgO gene encoding type B 50S ribosomal protein L36, whose protein sequence is MKVRSSLRSLKNQPGAQVVKRHGRVYVINKLNPRFKARQG